The Cyprinus carpio isolate SPL01 chromosome A9, ASM1834038v1, whole genome shotgun sequence genome window below encodes:
- the LOC109066073 gene encoding 39S ribosomal protein L30, mitochondrial-like isoform X2 yields the protein MAGLYRALLTSASSVTKVFEERAKEHDMYGGDPEHPHKLHIVTRVKSTMRRPYWEKKVVKSLGLMKAHESRVHKNTPSVNNLLKIIKHLVRIEPLRLPYGLPADEDMANTYLNNRGELAVNRLLKPLEQKAIESYKFCCLIKI from the exons ATGGCAGGACTGTATCGAGCTCTTCTAACATCTGCCTCCAGTGTCACAAAG GTATTTGAGGAACGAGCGAAAGAACATGACATGTATGGTGGTGATCCAGAACATCCACATAAACTGCACATAGTAACACGAGTTAAAAGCACGATGAGACGACCCTATTGGGAAAAGAAGGTTGTAAAGAGTTTGGGGCTTATGAAG gcACATGAATCCCGTGTCCACAAGAACACCCCATCAGTGAACAATCTACTCAAAATCATTAAGCACCTCGTTAG GATTGAGCCTCTCAGGCTCCCCTATGGATTACCTGCTGATGAGGACATGGCTAACACTTATCTGAATAACAGAGGGGAACTGGCTGTGAACCGTCTCCTGAAACCACTTGAGCAGAAAGCTATTGAGTCATATaagttttgttgtttaataaagATTTGA
- the LOC109066073 gene encoding 39S ribosomal protein L30, mitochondrial-like isoform X1, with product MAGLYRALLTSASSVTKNLTQVSSCRTKFTKSRVPAQVFEERAKEHDMYGGDPEHPHKLHIVTRVKSTMRRPYWEKKVVKSLGLMKAHESRVHKNTPSVNNLLKIIKHLVRIEPLRLPYGLPADEDMANTYLNNRGELAVNRLLKPLEQKAIESYKFCCLIKI from the exons ATGGCAGGACTGTATCGAGCTCTTCTAACATCTGCCTCCAGTGTCACAAAG AATCTGACCCAAGTCTCGTCATGTCGCACTAAATTCACTAAGAGTCGCGTTCCTGCACAG GTATTTGAGGAACGAGCGAAAGAACATGACATGTATGGTGGTGATCCAGAACATCCACATAAACTGCACATAGTAACACGAGTTAAAAGCACGATGAGACGACCCTATTGGGAAAAGAAGGTTGTAAAGAGTTTGGGGCTTATGAAG gcACATGAATCCCGTGTCCACAAGAACACCCCATCAGTGAACAATCTACTCAAAATCATTAAGCACCTCGTTAG GATTGAGCCTCTCAGGCTCCCCTATGGATTACCTGCTGATGAGGACATGGCTAACACTTATCTGAATAACAGAGGGGAACTGGCTGTGAACCGTCTCCTGAAACCACTTGAGCAGAAAGCTATTGAGTCATATaagttttgttgtttaataaagATTTGA
- the LOC109096956 gene encoding cis-aconitate decarboxylase-like isoform X1, giving the protein MYYAILLLYSQGVTESFGAAVSCLSTSHLTDEVIRRSKRMILDTLGVGLLGTSTPVFNTVLQCSQRQQALENSKVWGRPGLSLPPQYAAFVNGVAVHSMDFDDTWHPATHPSGAVLPAVLALAETLPVKPSGLELLLAFNVGIEVQGRLLRFSKEAHNIPKRFHPPAVVGVMGSAAATAKLLGLPAAQSIAALAIACSSAGAPMANAATQTKPLHMGNAARGGLEASQLALLSLEGNTQILDLESGFGAFYPDYVPHPLAEVTHTSHYRWVLEDQNIAQKRFPAHLGMHWVADAAKEVRAKFLAKFPNADLNQIKKITLRVPTSRYVDCPLPVSEHQARHSFQFNCCTALLDGEVTVESFSKSQMKRSALKEMLLKVQLENPQDNHSSFEKMYCEIAVETTQGEMFTARCNTFYGHWRKPLSHEDLVRKFRANASTVLSADVMEGIIYTVDHLDTNQDCSMLWSYMHFNKHMMHRDERRSSALA; this is encoded by the exons ATGTActatgcaatattattattatattctcaGGGAGTTACTGAGAGTTTTGGGGCAGCAGTCTCCTGTCTGAGCACATCTCATCTGACCGATGAAGTGATTAGGAGGAGCAAGCGAATGATACTGGACACGCTGGGAGTGGGATTGCTTGGAACCAGCACCCCGGTCTTTAACACAGTACTTCAGTGCAGCCAA AGGCAGCAAGCATTGGAAAACAGCAAGGTCTGGGGAAGACCAGGATTATCTCTTCCACCTCAGTATGCTGCCTTTGTTAATGGAGTTGCG GTGCACTCTATGGACTTTGATGACACCTGGCACCCAGCCACTCACCCCTCTGGTGCTGTGTTGCCAGCTGTCCTGGCACTGGCTGAAACTTTGCCTGTTAAACCCTCTGGCCTGGAGCTGTTGCTGGCTTTCAATGTAGGCATAGAGGTTCAGGGGAGACTCCTGAGGTTTTCTAAAGAGGCACACAACATTCCCAAAAG ATTTCACCCACCTGCAGTTGTTGGGGTTATGGGCAGTGCTGCAGCTACGGCTAAACTTTTGGGTCTCCCAGCAGCCCAGAGCATAGCAGCTCTAGCGATAGCCTGCTCATCTGCTGGAGCGCCCATGGCAAATGCTGCGACTCAAACCAAACCTCTCCACATGGGCAATGCTGCCCGAGGGGGTCTGGAGGCCTCCCAACTCGCTCTCCTCAGCCTTGAGGGTAACACACAGATTCTGGATCTGGAATCAGGCTTCGGGGCCTTCTATCCAGATTATGTCCCTCACCCACTGGCTGAGGTCACCCATACTTCTCATTACAGATGGGTGTTAGAAGACCAGAACATTGCACAGAAGCGCTTTCCCGCCCATCTCGGGATGCACTGGGTGGCAGATGCAGCAAAAGAAGTGAGGGCGAAATTTCTGGCTAAATTCCCAAATGCAGATCTCAATCAAATCAAGAAGATCACTCTCAGAGTGCCCACATCCAGATATGTAGACTGTCCTCTTCCAGTTAGTGAGCACCAGGCCAGACACTCTTTCCAGTTCAACTGCTGTACCGCATTGCTGGATGGAGAGGTCACTGTCGAGTCCTTTAGCAAAAGCCAGATGAAAAGGAGCGCCCTAAAGGAGATGCTTCTGAAAGTACAGTTGGAAAATCCACAAGACAATCATTCGAGCTTTGAAAAGATGTATTGCGAAATTGCAGTGGAGACAACACAGGGGGAAATGTTTACTGCACGCTGCAACACTTTTTATGGTCACTGGAGGAAACCTCTTAGTCATGAGGATCTGGTGAGGAAGTTCAGGGCTAATGCTTCGACTGTGCTGAGCGCTGATGTCATGGAGGGTATTATTTACACTGTAGACCATCTGGACACAAACCAAGACTGTTCAATGCTTTGGTCATACATGCACTTTAATAAGCACATGATGCATAGAGATGAGCGCCGCTCCTCAGCTTTGGCCTGA
- the LOC109088230 gene encoding thioredoxin domain-containing protein 9-like: MASQSMEVVAKALEQQMLQSARIVEEKLDGELEKLERMDEDELERLKERRLEALKKAQKQKQEWISKGHGEYREIPSERDFFPEVKDSKSVVCHFYRESTFRCKILDKHLAILAKKHLETKFIKLNVEKAPFLAERLKIKVLPTLALVKDGKTKDYIVGFTDLGNTDEFPTEMLEWRLGCSDIINYSGNLLEPPTVRQKSGSKFTKVEKKTIRGKGYDSDSDSDED; this comes from the exons ATGGCCAGTCAGTCCATGGAGGTTGTAGCGAAGGCTCTGGAGCAGCAGATGCTGCAGTCAGCACGGATAGTGGAAGAGAAGCTGGATGGCGAACTGGAGAAGTTGGAGCGCATGGATGAAGATGAGCTGGAGCGACTCAAGGAGAGAAGGCTTGAGGCCCTTAAGAAAGCTCAAAAACAGAAGCAG GAGTGGATATCTAAAGGACATGGTGAATATAGAGAGATCCCAAGTGAGAGGGATTTCTTTCCTGAGGTGAAAGACAGCAAAAGTGTGGTCTGCCATTTCTACAGAGAGTCTACCTTCAG atgCAAAATTTTGGACAAGCATCTAGCCATTTTGGCGAAGAAACATCTGGAAACAAAGTTTATCAAGCTGAATGTTGAGAAGGCTCCATTCCTAGCCGAGAGGCTGAAGATTAAAGTCCTTCCAACACTGGCTCTGGTGAAGGATGGGAAGACTAAGGATTATATCGTGGGCTTCACTGATCTGGGCAACACAGATGAATTTCCTACTGAAATGCTAGAGTGGAGACTGGGCTGCTCAGATATCATTAACTACAG TGGCAATCTTTTGGAGCCACCCACTGTTAGACAGAAGTCCGGGTCAAAGTTCACCAAGGTGGAGAAAAAGACCATCAGAGGCAAAGGTTATGACTcggattctgattctgatgaggATTAG
- the LOC109066023 gene encoding BTB/POZ domain-containing protein KCTD12-like, translated as MALADPESGISNGADSASTFSDIIELNVGGQVYVTRHTTLIAVPDSLLWNMFSKKTPTELARDSKGRFFLDRDGFLFRYILDYLRDLNLVLPDYFPEKSRLQREAEFFKLRELSKLLSPKMSKDNSITDEICQSDSEEPSVPPLLGPDASRTLSVASTAHSPSLESKKSGYITVGYRGSYTIGRDIQTDAKFRRVARITVCGKTSLAKEVFGDTLNESRDPDRPPERYTSRYYLKYNFLEQAFDKLSEFGFHMVACSSTGTCAYSSSDPNEDKIWTSYTEYVFCRE; from the coding sequence ATGGCTTTGGCAGATCCCGAGTCTGGAATATCAAACGGCGCGGATTCCGCCTCCACGTTTTCTGACATTATTGAACTAAATGTGGGAGGACAAGTGTATGTGACACGGCACACGACTTTAATAGCCGTACCGGATTCTCTCCTGTGGAACATGTTTAGTAAGAAAACACCAACGGAGCTGGCACGGGACAGCAAAGGTCGCTTCTTTCTGGACAGGGACGGCTTTCTTTTCCGCTACATTTTAGACTACCTACGGGATCTAAATCTAGTTTTGCCTGACTATTTTCCAGAGAAGAGCAGATTACAGCGGGAGGCGGAGTTTTTTAAGCTGCGGGAGCTGTCCAAGCTCTTGAGTCCCAAAATGAGTAAAGACAACTCCATCACGGATGAGATCTGTCAGAGTGACTCGGAGGAGCCGAGCGTGCCTCCGCTCCTGGGACCCGACGCCTCGCGCACGCTGTCCGTCGCCAGCACCGCTCACTCACCTTCCCTGGAGTCCAAAAAGTCGGGCTACATCACAGTCGGTTACCGGGGCTCATACACAATCGGtagagacatacagacagacgCCAAATTCAGGCGGGTCGCGAGAATCACGGTGTGCGGGAAGACTTCTCTGGCTAAGGAGGTGTTCGGAGACACATTGAACGAGAGCAGAGACCCGGACAGACCTCCGGAGAGGTACACATCGCGCTATTATCTGAAGTATAATTTTCTCGAGCAGGCGTTTGACAAACTGTCAGAGTTTGGTTTCCATATGGTCGCGTGCAGCTCCACTGGCACGTGCGCTTACTCCAGCAGTGACCCAAACGAGGACAAAATCTGGACAAGCTACACAGAGTATGTTTTCTGTCGAGAATGA
- the LOC109096956 gene encoding cis-aconitate decarboxylase-like isoform X2, with amino-acid sequence MIRKGVTESFGAAVSCLSTSHLTDEVIRRSKRMILDTLGVGLLGTSTPVFNTVLQCSQRQQALENSKVWGRPGLSLPPQYAAFVNGVAVHSMDFDDTWHPATHPSGAVLPAVLALAETLPVKPSGLELLLAFNVGIEVQGRLLRFSKEAHNIPKRFHPPAVVGVMGSAAATAKLLGLPAAQSIAALAIACSSAGAPMANAATQTKPLHMGNAARGGLEASQLALLSLEGNTQILDLESGFGAFYPDYVPHPLAEVTHTSHYRWVLEDQNIAQKRFPAHLGMHWVADAAKEVRAKFLAKFPNADLNQIKKITLRVPTSRYVDCPLPVSEHQARHSFQFNCCTALLDGEVTVESFSKSQMKRSALKEMLLKVQLENPQDNHSSFEKMYCEIAVETTQGEMFTARCNTFYGHWRKPLSHEDLVRKFRANASTVLSADVMEGIIYTVDHLDTNQDCSMLWSYMHFNKHMMHRDERRSSALA; translated from the exons ATGATCAGAAAG GGAGTTACTGAGAGTTTTGGGGCAGCAGTCTCCTGTCTGAGCACATCTCATCTGACCGATGAAGTGATTAGGAGGAGCAAGCGAATGATACTGGACACGCTGGGAGTGGGATTGCTTGGAACCAGCACCCCGGTCTTTAACACAGTACTTCAGTGCAGCCAA AGGCAGCAAGCATTGGAAAACAGCAAGGTCTGGGGAAGACCAGGATTATCTCTTCCACCTCAGTATGCTGCCTTTGTTAATGGAGTTGCG GTGCACTCTATGGACTTTGATGACACCTGGCACCCAGCCACTCACCCCTCTGGTGCTGTGTTGCCAGCTGTCCTGGCACTGGCTGAAACTTTGCCTGTTAAACCCTCTGGCCTGGAGCTGTTGCTGGCTTTCAATGTAGGCATAGAGGTTCAGGGGAGACTCCTGAGGTTTTCTAAAGAGGCACACAACATTCCCAAAAG ATTTCACCCACCTGCAGTTGTTGGGGTTATGGGCAGTGCTGCAGCTACGGCTAAACTTTTGGGTCTCCCAGCAGCCCAGAGCATAGCAGCTCTAGCGATAGCCTGCTCATCTGCTGGAGCGCCCATGGCAAATGCTGCGACTCAAACCAAACCTCTCCACATGGGCAATGCTGCCCGAGGGGGTCTGGAGGCCTCCCAACTCGCTCTCCTCAGCCTTGAGGGTAACACACAGATTCTGGATCTGGAATCAGGCTTCGGGGCCTTCTATCCAGATTATGTCCCTCACCCACTGGCTGAGGTCACCCATACTTCTCATTACAGATGGGTGTTAGAAGACCAGAACATTGCACAGAAGCGCTTTCCCGCCCATCTCGGGATGCACTGGGTGGCAGATGCAGCAAAAGAAGTGAGGGCGAAATTTCTGGCTAAATTCCCAAATGCAGATCTCAATCAAATCAAGAAGATCACTCTCAGAGTGCCCACATCCAGATATGTAGACTGTCCTCTTCCAGTTAGTGAGCACCAGGCCAGACACTCTTTCCAGTTCAACTGCTGTACCGCATTGCTGGATGGAGAGGTCACTGTCGAGTCCTTTAGCAAAAGCCAGATGAAAAGGAGCGCCCTAAAGGAGATGCTTCTGAAAGTACAGTTGGAAAATCCACAAGACAATCATTCGAGCTTTGAAAAGATGTATTGCGAAATTGCAGTGGAGACAACACAGGGGGAAATGTTTACTGCACGCTGCAACACTTTTTATGGTCACTGGAGGAAACCTCTTAGTCATGAGGATCTGGTGAGGAAGTTCAGGGCTAATGCTTCGACTGTGCTGAGCGCTGATGTCATGGAGGGTATTATTTACACTGTAGACCATCTGGACACAAACCAAGACTGTTCAATGCTTTGGTCATACATGCACTTTAATAAGCACATGATGCATAGAGATGAGCGCCGCTCCTCAGCTTTGGCCTGA
- the LOC109066024 gene encoding glutamine amidotransferase-like class 1 domain-containing protein 3A, mitochondrial yields the protein MGKRVAVVLAGCGVFDGSEIHEASAVLVHLSRQQATVKIFAPNTDQMHVVDHLKGSPTEEKRNVLVESARLARGDIQDLSELDVKDLDAIIFPGGFGAAKNLCSWAVEGKDCAVNEQVETVLKAFHAEKKPIGLCCISPVLAAKVFPGCEVTVGHDKDDRYPDVPDTAEAISQLGCKHICKHVNEAHVDEKNKIVTTCAFMCKAPLHEIFDGIGMMVQEVLKLA from the exons ATGGGAAAGCGTGTAGCTGTAGTGTTGGCAGGCTGCGGTGTATTTGATGGAAGTGAAATACACGAGGCGTCTGCGGTTCTGGTTCATTTGAGCCGCCAGCAAGCTACT GTCAAGATATTTGCACCCAACACTGACCAGATGCATGTTGTAGATCACTTGAAAGGCTCTCCAACAGAGGAAAAGAGAAATGTGCTTGTGGAGAGTGCCAGACTCGCCCGAGGTGATATCCAAGACCTCTCTGAGCTCGACGTGAAGGATCTGGATGCCATCATCTTCCCTG GTGGCTTTGGAGCAGCGAAAAACCTGTGTAGCTGGGCTGTTGAGGGTAAAGACTGTGCGGTCAATGAGCAGGTTGAAACAGTGCTGAAGGCCTTCCATGCTGAGAAGAAGCCCATTGGCTTGTGCTGCATCTCACCTGTGCTGGCAGCTAAGGTTTTCCCTGGCTGTGAAGTGACTGTTGGCCATGACAAGGATGATAG GTATCCAGATGTTCCAGACACGGCGGAAGCTATTTCTCAGCTTGGCTGCAAGCACATCTGCAAGCATGTGAATGAGGCTCATGTCGATGAGAAAAATAAGATTGTCACCACCTGCGCTTTCATGTGCAAAGCTCCACTACATGAAATATTTGATGGAATTGGGATGATGGTGCAGGAGGTGCTGAAACTTGCCTGA